From a single Sphingomonas oryzagri genomic region:
- a CDS encoding N(4)-(beta-N-acetylglucosaminyl)-L-asparaginase produces MTVRPSRRAVIGGAGLLAATAAVPTVAKPATGATIVSTWDFGATANAAAHAKLVAGGSLLDALEAGARVPEADPEIHTVGLGGYPDRDGRVTLDAVIMDDAGRVGAVGALEDVVHAVSVARAVMEKTPHTMLVGAGATQFALANGFPKEKLLTPAAEAAWREWLKTSNYRPVANIENHTPGSAWNHDTVGILGRDAAGRLAGACTTSGMAFKIHGRVGDSPQVGCGLYVEAGVGAATSSGVGEEVIRIAGTARVVGSMRHGMAPMEACREAVLHIANLRGDAVKDAQVGFLALGADGRVGAFALLPGFTYAVTDAGGNTVTHKALSLQG; encoded by the coding sequence ATGACCGTCCGCCCTTCCCGCCGTGCCGTGATCGGCGGCGCCGGCCTGCTCGCCGCCACGGCCGCCGTTCCGACGGTCGCGAAACCCGCGACGGGCGCGACGATCGTCTCGACCTGGGATTTCGGCGCCACCGCCAATGCCGCCGCGCACGCGAAGCTGGTCGCCGGCGGATCGCTGCTCGATGCGCTGGAGGCCGGTGCGCGGGTGCCCGAGGCGGACCCCGAGATCCACACCGTCGGCCTCGGCGGATATCCCGATCGCGACGGGCGGGTGACGCTCGACGCCGTCATCATGGACGATGCCGGCAGGGTCGGCGCGGTGGGCGCGCTGGAGGATGTCGTCCACGCCGTCTCGGTCGCGCGCGCGGTGATGGAGAAGACGCCGCACACCATGCTGGTCGGCGCCGGCGCGACCCAGTTCGCGCTCGCCAACGGCTTCCCCAAGGAGAAACTGCTCACCCCGGCGGCCGAAGCCGCGTGGCGCGAGTGGCTCAAGACCTCGAACTACCGCCCGGTAGCCAATATCGAGAACCACACACCCGGCAGTGCGTGGAACCACGACACGGTCGGCATCCTCGGGCGCGACGCCGCCGGGCGGCTGGCGGGCGCCTGCACGACCTCGGGCATGGCATTCAAGATCCACGGCCGGGTCGGCGACAGCCCGCAGGTCGGCTGCGGCCTCTATGTCGAGGCGGGCGTCGGCGCCGCGACCTCCAGCGGGGTGGGCGAGGAGGTGATCCGCATCGCCGGCACGGCACGGGTCGTCGGATCGATGCGGCACGGAATGGCGCCGATGGAGGCATGCCGCGAGGCGGTGCTTCACATCGCGAACCTGCGCGGCGACGCGGTGAAGGATGCGCAGGTTGGCTTCCTCGCGCTCGGTGCCGACGGCCGCGTCGGCGCCTTCGCGCTGCTGCCCGGCTTCACTTATGCGGTGACCGATGCGGGCGGCAATACGGTGACGCACAAGGCTTTGAGCCTGCAGGGATAA
- a CDS encoding glycoside hydrolase 5 family protein, translated as MIGRRGVLAGGLALTALAAAPPAGDRFVRVEGQQLRRGGRRYPLIGTNLWYAAWLGADRPYGNRARLGRELDRLKALGINTVRILGAAERSPLHGAVTPVFRGPGAEYDAGLLEGLDYALAEIGRRGMTATIYTNNFWEWSGGMAAYLTYVNGGHFIEASDLSRPWTDFPDFVSDFYDNPQALALANDYLRTLVARTNSVTGKPYRDDPAILAWQLANEPRPAGSEAAFARAYPHYLDWIRSTARLIKSIDPNHLVSAGSEGLAGCLQKEACVVDTNASPDIDYLTMHIWPQNFGWVKRGALAETYDVGAANTRTYIDTHVAIAKRLNKPVVIEEFGFPRDGGSFEPGSATTLRDRYYRLVLSAAADGYRAGGPLAGANFWAWNGEGRAQHADRRFQPGDTAFVGDPPQEPQGLYGVFDADRSTQKVIRDWARAMRG; from the coding sequence ATGATCGGCCGGCGCGGAGTCCTGGCGGGCGGCCTGGCGCTGACCGCGCTCGCCGCCGCGCCGCCTGCGGGCGACAGGTTCGTCCGGGTCGAGGGGCAGCAGCTTCGGCGGGGCGGCAGGCGCTATCCGCTGATCGGCACGAACCTGTGGTACGCGGCGTGGCTCGGCGCCGACCGCCCTTATGGCAATCGCGCTCGCCTCGGCCGCGAGCTGGACCGGCTGAAGGCGCTCGGCATCAACACCGTCCGCATCCTCGGCGCGGCGGAGCGCTCGCCGCTGCATGGCGCGGTGACGCCGGTGTTCCGGGGACCGGGCGCCGAGTACGACGCGGGCCTGCTCGAAGGGCTGGACTATGCGCTGGCCGAGATCGGCCGGCGCGGCATGACCGCGACCATCTACACCAACAATTTCTGGGAATGGTCGGGCGGGATGGCCGCCTACCTCACCTATGTGAACGGCGGGCATTTCATCGAGGCGTCCGACCTTTCGCGGCCGTGGACCGACTTCCCCGATTTCGTGTCGGACTTCTACGACAACCCGCAGGCGCTGGCGCTCGCCAACGACTATCTGCGCACGCTGGTGGCGCGCACCAACAGCGTGACGGGTAAGCCGTACAGGGACGATCCGGCGATCCTCGCCTGGCAGCTCGCCAACGAGCCGCGCCCGGCGGGATCGGAGGCCGCCTTCGCCAGGGCCTACCCGCATTATCTCGACTGGATCCGGTCGACCGCGCGGCTGATCAAGTCGATCGATCCCAACCATCTCGTCTCGGCGGGATCGGAGGGGCTGGCCGGCTGTCTCCAGAAGGAGGCGTGCGTCGTCGACACCAACGCCTCGCCCGACATCGATTATCTGACGATGCACATCTGGCCGCAGAATTTCGGCTGGGTGAAGCGCGGGGCCTTGGCCGAGACCTACGATGTCGGCGCCGCCAACACTCGCACCTATATCGACACGCATGTCGCCATCGCGAAGCGGCTGAACAAGCCGGTGGTGATCGAGGAATTCGGCTTCCCGCGCGACGGAGGCAGTTTCGAACCCGGCAGCGCGACGACGTTGCGCGATCGCTATTATCGCCTCGTCCTTAGCGCGGCGGCGGATGGATACCGGGCCGGCGGGCCGCTCGCCGGTGCCAATTTCTGGGCGTGGAATGGCGAGGGGCGGGCGCAGCATGCCGATCGTCGCTTCCAGCCCGGCGACACCGCCTTCGTCGGCGATCCCCCGCAGGAGCCGCAGGGGCTCTATGGCGTGTTCGACGCCGATCGATCGACCCAGAAGGTGATCCGCGACTGGGCGCGGGCGATGCGGGGGTGA
- a CDS encoding copper homeostasis protein CutC → MTRRLLEICVDDIVGVHAAIAGGADRIELCAALALGGLSPSAGLVEAALNAARPAGVAVHAMVRPRGGDFRYDEAETALAMREAFALIAQGVDGLVFGAARDGVLDEPVLAAWVAAVRAGGRPVSLTLHRAIDVNDDPVAAVEVAAMLGFDRILTSGGAPSAEEGVDVIARMVARAGDRIRIMAGARVRPDNAAHLLAKTGVRELHGSASLALAEGDARAAALGFDMPPRRRTDETMVRALRAAIDQGVSP, encoded by the coding sequence ATGACCCGCCGCCTGCTCGAAATCTGTGTCGATGACATCGTCGGCGTGCACGCGGCGATCGCGGGCGGGGCGGATCGGATCGAGCTATGCGCCGCGTTGGCGCTGGGCGGGCTGAGCCCATCGGCGGGACTGGTCGAGGCGGCACTCAACGCGGCGCGGCCGGCGGGGGTGGCGGTCCACGCGATGGTGCGGCCGCGCGGCGGCGACTTCCGCTACGACGAAGCCGAGACGGCGCTGGCGATGCGCGAGGCGTTCGCGCTGATCGCGCAGGGGGTGGACGGGCTGGTCTTCGGCGCGGCGCGGGATGGAGTGCTCGATGAGCCGGTGCTGGCGGCGTGGGTCGCGGCGGTGCGGGCGGGCGGCCGGCCGGTGTCGCTGACACTGCATCGCGCGATCGACGTCAACGACGACCCGGTCGCGGCGGTCGAGGTCGCGGCGATGTTGGGCTTCGATCGCATCCTGACATCCGGCGGCGCTCCGAGCGCGGAGGAGGGGGTGGACGTCATCGCCCGCATGGTCGCGCGCGCCGGGGATCGCATCCGGATCATGGCAGGCGCCAGGGTGAGGCCGGACAACGCGGCGCATCTCCTCGCCAAGACCGGGGTGCGCGAACTGCACGGATCCGCGAGCTTGGCGCTGGCCGAAGGCGATGCGCGCGCCGCCGCGCTCGGCTTCGACATGCCGCCCCGTCGCCGCACGGACGAAACCATGGTCCGCGCCTTGCGGGCCGCGATCGATCAGGGAGTATCGCCATGA
- a CDS encoding glycoside hydrolase family 125 protein: MTMDRRTVLAGAGALAAATAFPLRAAGPALATHRPPIGQRRFVSKAVEAEIARVKRRIADPELAWLFENCYPNTLDTTVETGSVDGKPDTFIITGDITAMWLRDSSAQVQPYVHLAAQDAELRQMYRGLIQRQARCILIDPYANAFMKDPAAKSNLDWSQTDDTDMKPGVAERKWEIDSLCYTMRLAHSYWTRTHDKVPFDATWSQAARLAVATFRVQQRKDGPGPYHFQRKAAAPTDSLPMGGYGAPTRKIGLIHSGFRPSDDACVYPFLIPSNLFAVSALRKIAQVHREARGDDASARDAEALAAEVEGVLKAHALIPDGKGGQVWAYEMDGFGNWIFMDDANVPSLSGLALIDAADRDDPLFRRTAALAWSDRNPYFYRGTAAEGIGGPHIGQDQIWPMSIITRAMNADDDATIRQCLHWLKTTHGGTGFMHESFDKDDPAKFTRPWFAWANALFGQLIVEIADRKPELLA, from the coding sequence ATGACCATGGATCGCCGCACCGTCCTCGCCGGCGCGGGCGCGCTGGCGGCCGCCACCGCTTTTCCCCTGCGCGCCGCCGGCCCCGCCCTCGCGACCCACCGCCCGCCCATCGGCCAGCGCCGCTTCGTCAGCAAGGCGGTGGAGGCCGAGATCGCGCGGGTGAAGCGCAGGATCGCCGATCCCGAACTCGCCTGGCTGTTCGAGAATTGCTACCCCAACACGCTCGACACCACGGTCGAGACGGGCAGCGTCGACGGCAAGCCCGACACCTTCATCATCACCGGCGACATCACCGCGATGTGGCTGCGCGACAGCTCGGCGCAGGTGCAGCCCTATGTCCATCTCGCCGCGCAGGATGCCGAACTGCGGCAGATGTATCGCGGCCTGATCCAGCGGCAGGCGCGCTGCATCCTGATCGATCCCTATGCCAACGCCTTCATGAAGGACCCGGCGGCGAAGTCGAACCTCGACTGGTCGCAGACCGACGACACCGACATGAAGCCCGGCGTCGCCGAGCGGAAGTGGGAGATCGACTCGCTCTGCTACACGATGCGGCTCGCCCACAGCTACTGGACCCGCACACACGACAAGGTGCCGTTCGACGCCACATGGTCGCAGGCAGCGCGGCTCGCCGTGGCGACCTTCCGGGTGCAGCAGCGCAAGGACGGCCCCGGCCCCTATCATTTCCAGCGCAAGGCGGCGGCCCCCACCGACAGCCTGCCGATGGGCGGCTACGGCGCGCCGACGCGCAAGATCGGGCTGATCCATTCGGGCTTCCGGCCTTCGGACGACGCCTGCGTCTATCCCTTCCTGATCCCCTCCAACCTCTTCGCCGTCTCGGCGCTGCGCAAGATCGCGCAGGTCCATCGCGAGGCGCGCGGCGACGATGCCTCAGCACGGGACGCCGAGGCGCTGGCGGCGGAGGTCGAAGGCGTGCTCAAGGCACACGCCCTGATCCCCGACGGCAAGGGTGGGCAGGTCTGGGCGTATGAGATGGACGGCTTCGGCAACTGGATCTTCATGGACGATGCCAATGTGCCGAGCCTCTCGGGCCTCGCGCTGATCGACGCCGCCGACCGCGACGACCCGCTCTTCCGCCGCACCGCCGCGCTCGCGTGGAGCGATCGCAATCCCTATTTCTACAGGGGCACGGCTGCGGAGGGCATCGGCGGCCCGCATATCGGGCAGGACCAGATCTGGCCGATGTCGATCATCACCCGCGCGATGAACGCCGACGACGATGCCACCATCCGCCAGTGCCTCCACTGGCTCAAGACCACGCACGGCGGCACCGGCTTCATGCACGAGAGCTTCGACAAGGACGATCCGGCCAAGTTCACCCGGCCGTGGTTCGCCTGGGCCAACGCGCTGTTCGGACAATTGATCGTCGAAATCGCCGACCGCAAACCGGAGTTGCTTGCATGA
- a CDS encoding GH92 family glycosyl hydrolase, translated as MTRRFAGRTRMVAGSCALFGLMTGVAIAQTRGSQPVDLANPLMGTAALDDQKLIGNAPPPGEPVYSGQTSPGARVPHSSVEAAPINNNIALSFPNGVPTPYYYTNPTMLGFSGGGGSSYGGNAEPIISPVVGDWSMPPAWRESAYDKSKEIASPGYYSVYLDTFKTNVELTATRWASLMRFTFPASVRSNVLVNFPAHGGSMEVVGDHTVRGVSQDHGAIDGAYFVAEFSKPFADLGTFRKVPGNPGDEREGWGIGDKDVQPGAKSVSGGWSGTYLTFHTKAGEQVLMKIAHGTSYAQAEQRLKDELPGWNFDAVHAAARGEWAKLLDRVQVTGGSPKQRQLFYSTLFQSFASPRVIAEKGEQFTDMNGKVQTATHDRYSPVPFWDTGRNQIVLLELMEPERVQNILASELDMAREKGYMNTSFHGDNAVFLFLGAWKRGIPFDYAAAYEYLRKNALDPAGPRHFLAEYDKNGWIADIIPPNNPSPPYAGGKAGAATTLEYAWDDHAMSQYAALLGRKDDAARFLQRSANWRNVFDKSIGFMRGRTADGQWISPFDPQEPYYNFMMKEASGWSTLWLVPHDVAGLESALGGRQAFDAKLDSFFSTPYTPKGICRDCTGLIGQYVQGNQPDQQAAYYYDWGGQPWKTQKLVRQILDRMYGSDAAGYGYPGMDDQGATSSWYALSAMGFYPVDPSSDAYIIGSPIFDDVKLTMGNGKVLEIAARNNSAANMYVQSATLNGRPWTKPWFAHADIKNGATLVLTMGPKPNPSWGSAPADAPPSQSSSAR; from the coding sequence ATGACCCGCCGTTTCGCCGGACGCACGAGGATGGTGGCGGGCAGCTGCGCGCTGTTTGGCCTGATGACAGGCGTCGCCATCGCGCAGACGCGCGGATCGCAGCCGGTCGATCTCGCCAATCCGCTGATGGGCACCGCCGCGCTCGACGACCAGAAACTGATCGGCAACGCGCCGCCGCCGGGCGAGCCGGTCTATTCGGGCCAGACCTCTCCGGGCGCGCGCGTGCCGCACAGCTCGGTCGAGGCGGCGCCGATCAACAACAATATCGCGCTCAGCTTCCCCAACGGGGTGCCGACACCCTATTACTACACCAATCCGACGATGCTGGGTTTCTCGGGCGGCGGTGGCTCCTCCTATGGCGGCAATGCCGAGCCGATCATTTCGCCGGTGGTGGGCGACTGGTCGATGCCGCCGGCGTGGCGTGAGAGTGCCTACGACAAGAGCAAGGAGATCGCCTCGCCGGGCTATTATTCGGTCTATCTCGACACGTTCAAGACGAATGTCGAGCTGACCGCGACGCGCTGGGCGAGCCTGATGCGCTTCACCTTTCCGGCGAGCGTGCGCTCCAACGTGCTGGTCAACTTCCCCGCGCATGGCGGGAGCATGGAGGTGGTCGGCGATCACACCGTACGCGGTGTCTCGCAGGATCATGGAGCGATCGACGGCGCCTATTTCGTCGCGGAATTCTCCAAGCCCTTCGCCGACCTCGGCACCTTCCGGAAAGTCCCCGGCAATCCCGGCGACGAGCGCGAGGGCTGGGGGATCGGCGACAAGGACGTCCAGCCGGGCGCGAAGAGCGTCTCGGGCGGATGGTCCGGCACCTACCTGACCTTCCACACCAAGGCGGGCGAGCAGGTGCTGATGAAGATCGCGCACGGCACCAGCTACGCGCAGGCCGAGCAGCGGCTGAAGGACGAGCTGCCCGGCTGGAACTTCGATGCCGTCCACGCCGCTGCGCGCGGCGAATGGGCCAAGCTGCTCGATCGCGTGCAGGTGACCGGCGGCAGCCCCAAGCAGCGCCAGCTCTTCTATTCCACCCTGTTCCAGTCCTTCGCCAGTCCGCGCGTGATCGCCGAGAAGGGCGAACAATTCACCGACATGAACGGCAAGGTGCAGACCGCAACGCACGATCGCTACAGCCCGGTGCCGTTCTGGGATACCGGCCGCAACCAGATCGTGCTGCTCGAGCTGATGGAGCCGGAGCGGGTGCAGAACATCCTCGCCTCCGAACTCGATATGGCGCGCGAGAAGGGGTATATGAACACCTCCTTCCACGGCGACAATGCGGTGTTCCTGTTCCTCGGCGCGTGGAAGCGGGGCATCCCGTTCGATTATGCGGCGGCCTACGAATATCTGCGCAAGAACGCGCTCGATCCCGCGGGTCCGCGCCACTTCCTCGCCGAGTACGACAAGAACGGCTGGATCGCGGACATCATTCCGCCCAACAATCCCAGCCCGCCTTATGCCGGCGGCAAGGCGGGCGCGGCGACCACGCTGGAATATGCGTGGGACGATCACGCCATGTCCCAATATGCCGCGCTGCTGGGCAGGAAGGACGACGCGGCCCGCTTCCTCCAGCGATCGGCGAACTGGCGCAACGTGTTCGACAAATCGATCGGCTTCATGCGCGGGCGCACCGCCGACGGCCAGTGGATCAGCCCGTTCGATCCGCAGGAGCCGTACTACAATTTCATGATGAAGGAGGCGTCGGGCTGGTCGACGCTCTGGCTGGTGCCGCACGACGTGGCCGGGCTGGAGTCGGCACTCGGCGGGCGGCAGGCGTTCGACGCCAAGCTCGATAGCTTCTTTTCGACGCCCTACACGCCCAAGGGCATCTGCCGCGACTGCACCGGCTTGATCGGCCAGTATGTGCAGGGCAATCAGCCCGACCAGCAGGCGGCCTATTACTATGATTGGGGCGGCCAGCCCTGGAAGACGCAGAAGCTGGTGCGGCAGATCCTCGACCGGATGTATGGCAGCGACGCCGCCGGCTACGGCTATCCGGGGATGGACGATCAGGGCGCAACCTCGTCCTGGTACGCGCTGTCGGCTATGGGCTTCTATCCGGTCGATCCGTCGAGTGACGCTTACATCATCGGTTCGCCGATCTTCGACGACGTGAAGCTCACCATGGGCAACGGCAAGGTGTTGGAGATCGCGGCGCGCAACAATTCGGCGGCCAACATGTATGTCCAGTCCGCCACGCTCAACGGCAGGCCGTGGACCAAGCCCTGGTTCGCCCATGCCGACATCAAGAACGGCGCGACGCTCGTGCTGACCATGGGGCCGAAGCCCAATCCGTCCTGGGGCAGCGCGCCCGCCGATGCGCCGCCCTCGCAAAGCTCGTCCGCCCGCTGA
- a CDS encoding GH92 family glycosyl hydrolase: MTPTRRQMLAGTGLAALGGALPSCSWAESPAAAAPNLFVGTGGHGHTFPGASMPFGMVQLSPDTNTVGWDASSGYHQSDRSIMGFSHTHLSGTGVGDMLDVLVVPATGPLKLVPGPVENPDAGYRQRYSDEHAEPGYYRVRLENGVAAELTVTERTGLHRYLFPKGPGHILIDLAHIQQDKPDEPTRIDEASLAIDADGTLTGSRRVFRWAAGRRIHFAMMLSRKPTSILFFGDNDAPAPAGAKGVTGNHLKVALVFDDAGTAPIQIKTGISAIDVKGARDALAEAPGWGFDRARRHAARGWSKMLDGVKVSGGTADQRAIMASALYHCFIGPTLFTDRDGRAMGLDQQVHQLPEGERANSAYSCWDTYRALHPLLTLVQPEQAGLFVRDLIRQTAESPSGPPVWPLQGFETGCMIGTHSVSILAEAQAKGIRADYAAAWPAIRLRAFDPTSKGSDATLGRDYYQNLGYIPADKVWESVSRTQEYSHDDWAMAHIADAIGAKDDATALRKRSLNYRNVIDPSIGFARPKFADGSWWTPYDPIQLGHMPKPWWRDYTEANGWQATFLTQHDIYGLIGLFGGDQGFEAKLDALFTAPSTLPANAPPDIAGMVGQYVHGNEPDQHAPYLYAYCGAPHKTQAMVRRLLTEQYHAAPDGMAGNDDCGQMSAWFVLSALGFYPVDPVSTVYVFGSPLFDEADVKVGDGKRLRIRATGNGPASPYVQSVRWNGRPWTKNWITHAELIKGGTLEFAMGPQPSQFGTARQDRPPSFGQAPA, encoded by the coding sequence ATGACCCCCACGCGCCGCCAGATGCTTGCCGGGACCGGCCTCGCCGCGCTGGGCGGAGCGCTACCCTCCTGCAGCTGGGCCGAGAGCCCTGCCGCTGCCGCGCCCAACCTGTTCGTCGGCACCGGCGGCCACGGCCACACCTTCCCCGGCGCGTCGATGCCGTTCGGCATGGTCCAGCTCTCGCCCGACACCAATACGGTCGGCTGGGACGCGAGTTCGGGCTATCACCAGTCTGATCGATCGATCATGGGGTTCAGCCACACCCACCTGTCCGGCACTGGCGTCGGCGACATGCTCGACGTGCTGGTGGTGCCGGCCACCGGCCCGCTCAAGCTGGTGCCCGGCCCGGTCGAGAACCCCGACGCCGGCTATCGCCAGCGTTATTCGGATGAACATGCCGAGCCGGGTTACTATCGCGTCCGCCTCGAAAACGGGGTCGCCGCCGAGCTCACCGTCACCGAACGCACCGGCCTGCACCGCTACCTGTTCCCCAAGGGGCCGGGGCATATTCTGATCGACCTCGCCCACATCCAGCAGGACAAGCCCGACGAGCCGACCCGCATCGACGAGGCCTCGCTCGCGATCGACGCCGACGGCACGCTGACCGGCAGCCGCCGCGTGTTCCGCTGGGCGGCCGGACGGCGCATCCACTTCGCGATGATGCTGTCGAGGAAGCCGACAAGCATCCTGTTCTTCGGCGATAACGACGCCCCCGCCCCGGCCGGCGCGAAGGGCGTGACGGGCAATCACCTGAAGGTCGCCCTGGTCTTCGACGATGCCGGCACCGCGCCGATCCAGATCAAGACCGGCATCTCGGCGATCGACGTGAAAGGTGCGCGCGACGCGCTGGCCGAGGCGCCGGGCTGGGGCTTCGACCGCGCCCGCCGCCACGCCGCGCGCGGCTGGTCGAAGATGCTCGATGGCGTGAAGGTCAGCGGCGGCACCGCCGATCAGCGCGCGATCATGGCGAGCGCGCTCTATCATTGCTTCATCGGCCCCACGCTCTTCACCGATCGCGACGGGCGCGCGATGGGGCTGGACCAGCAGGTCCACCAGCTCCCCGAAGGCGAACGCGCCAACAGCGCCTACAGCTGCTGGGACACGTATCGCGCGCTCCACCCGCTCCTCACTCTGGTACAGCCCGAGCAGGCCGGGCTGTTCGTGCGCGACCTGATCCGCCAGACCGCCGAAAGCCCGTCCGGACCGCCGGTCTGGCCGTTGCAGGGGTTCGAGACGGGGTGCATGATCGGCACCCACTCGGTCTCGATCCTCGCCGAGGCGCAGGCCAAGGGGATCAGGGCCGACTATGCCGCCGCCTGGCCCGCCATCCGCCTCCGCGCCTTCGATCCCACGTCCAAGGGCAGCGACGCGACGCTGGGGCGCGATTACTACCAGAACCTCGGCTACATCCCCGCCGACAAGGTGTGGGAGTCGGTCAGCCGCACGCAGGAATATTCGCATGACGACTGGGCGATGGCGCACATCGCCGACGCGATCGGCGCGAAGGACGATGCGACCGCGCTCCGCAAGCGCAGCCTCAACTATCGCAACGTGATCGATCCCTCGATCGGCTTCGCCCGGCCCAAGTTCGCCGACGGCAGCTGGTGGACGCCCTACGATCCGATCCAGTTGGGCCACATGCCCAAGCCCTGGTGGCGCGATTATACCGAGGCGAACGGCTGGCAGGCGACCTTCCTTACCCAGCACGACATATACGGCCTGATCGGCCTGTTCGGCGGCGATCAGGGGTTCGAGGCGAAGCTCGACGCCCTGTTCACCGCGCCCTCGACGCTGCCGGCCAACGCCCCGCCGGACATCGCCGGCATGGTCGGCCAATATGTCCACGGCAACGAGCCGGACCAGCACGCCCCCTATCTCTACGCTTATTGCGGCGCGCCGCATAAGACGCAGGCGATGGTTCGCCGGCTGCTGACCGAGCAATATCATGCCGCACCGGACGGCATGGCCGGCAACGACGATTGCGGGCAGATGAGCGCGTGGTTCGTCCTGTCGGCGCTGGGCTTCTACCCGGTCGATCCGGTCAGCACGGTCTACGTGTTCGGCTCGCCCTTGTTCGACGAGGCGGACGTGAAGGTCGGCGACGGCAAGCGCCTGCGCATCCGCGCCACGGGCAACGGCCCGGCCAGCCCCTACGTCCAGTCGGTGCGCTGGAACGGGCGGCCGTGGACGAAGAACTGGATCACGCATGCCGAACTGATCAAGGGCGGCACGCTGGAATTCGCGATGGGTCCGCAGCCCTCGCAATTCGGCACCGCGCGCCAGGATCGTCCGCCGAGCTTCGGGCAGGCACCGGCCTGA